tctcccccccaccccccgtgtgtgtgtgtgtgtgatccAGAATGGAAGGCAATCCAATAGACAACCTTCCCTTGCCCTAATGCCTCCTCCCTTCCTCAAACAATTGACCATCCTCAGATAACTAGGTCGACAAACATGGAGCAGGTGCCTCTTGTTGCCAGTGGCTCAAAGGCCACCACGACTCCCTTCTACATCGCCTTAGATCACAGAGCCTCCACATCATCTTCACCGCCGCCATCTGCAGCCTCAGATCCTTCTAGGCAGTCCAACAACGAGATGGGATCAGAAATAATCAAAGCGAAGATCATGTCGCACCCTCTCTATCCGGCTCTCCTGAGAGCCTTCATAGAGTGCCGGAAGGTATGCACAAATATGTatctccaacagatacacaAATTATGGCTGATTTGGTTGACAAAGCATATTGTTTCTTATTTTCCATTCGCGTACCTTCTCTTCTCTAATTTCCATGAGAAAACGCTCTTGATTTCTTGTTACTTGAGGTCGGAGCGCCGCCGGAGGTTGTTGGTCGGCTTTCCGCCCTCGCCAGTGAGGTCGAGATGAATTCAGACGAAAGGCAAGAACAACCAGCAGACCCAGAGCTGGATCAGTTCATGGTAACAACATATCTATATGGTTTACATGGAGTTCATTCTCAGTATTAATTAACTCCTAGATTTTCTGAAACAAAATAACTGCATGCGTATAGCTGAAACAACGGATCTACATTTTCTGTGTGCAGGAGATCTACTGCCATATGTTGGAAAGATCCAGACAGGAGCTCACAAGACCAATTCAAGAGGCCGACGAATTCTTCAAAAGCATGGAGGCCCAGATCGACTCGTTTGCGCTAGGTGATTATGTTCAATTACACTGTTTTAATCTTGAGTTCGTTTTCTTGCTGTCAAATTTGGAAGTAGCAACAGCGCTGACTGTTGCAGTGCAAGTATCCTAGTACATGCTTATTTGCCAGTTAATTAAAACAGAAAACAATTTTCGTTTAAAAAAAGACTGAAAACAAGTGGTGCTGTAGCATTCCATGTGATGTGTTCTCTGTGCTTGTAATCTAGCGGCAACACTAAACATGCATCTTAAGCAAGCTGcgacaaagaaaaataaagatttgATAGAGAAATTGTCGGTAATCAAGGTTTGAGTAACACTAGGGTTTTTATAAGTGTGGAGACATGAGAAAAGTGCCTAACTCTCCCACAAAAAAGGGCCGGTTGAAAAGCTTTTGTGTGAACAATCAGAACATATATAGATTAGCACTCATGTGCAAAGCTGCAGTGATGCTCCATGCATGTCTTAGGCCCTAAATGAATTTGAAGGTGTTGTGAAAATGTCTAACTACTACAATCAATAAAAGATTCAAAGTTACCCACACCCACCATCTCTAACCACCTGCTTAAATTTTTTGCTGAACTTTGTTGTTGTGCTGAGTGTACTTAATACCAAACACTGCTATTACAAACTATAGCTAATAGTCCCATTGATTGTTgcatgaaactaacaaaatgCTCTATTGATTAGTTTGCATCCAGGTTAGTTAGTACTACCATCTACATATGGTAGGGTTCTACGTATCCCAATTTTCACCCTATCAGAATTCAGATGTCCAGTTGTCGATCTGGGTGTCATGTGGAGAACTGCTGGAGAGCGGCCAGGAAAATGGAGCCGGCCTCTCTCGCAGCTAGCCGCAGAAGGCCAGCCATTGCATGCTGGATTGCTGAGGGCTAGCTACCTGCCGGTAGCAGTAGTCAGAGCACCACTTGGCAAAGGTTACCCTGCATCTCCAGGCCTCCAGCTATTATCTCTTCTTGCTTACTGTACCCGGCCCGCTGCTGTCAGGGCCAGGCCGGGGTTGGAACCCACGGCGCCAAAGTAACTGACAGATCTTATAGTAGACGCGCCCAGGGCTTCACTACCTCTTGTCGCTCTCTTGGCCGGTGGATCCCTGCTCGTCCGGCGTGCCCCGCGCAAGCCGTCTAATCGGCACGGTCTGCGGTCCGATCATGCTGGTGCTTGCATGGCAGCACATATATGCCAGCATGGACGTGGCTCGTCAGGGCCCGGACATGGCATCGCCATACCATACATGCCAGCGACCAGCCCTGCTAGGCGCTGTGCTTGCACTGCATGGGCATGTGAAGGCCTGGTTCAAATGTTCTCTCTGCGTGTCGCCGTACGTGCCCTTAATTATGACCTAGCTTTCTGGGAATCATAGGGAGTGTAGGGCTGGCTAAATTTGGAAGAGATGATGAGGTTTTTGGAGGGAAAGAGatgatgagtttttttttgtaGGGAAGAGATGATGAGTTTGTTGTGGAACGGTGGTGATGGGTGTGCACATGTTTTGTGTTTGGATTAGATTGGTAGTGCATCATTACATGCATCCATGTGCAGCTAATGGCCTGGGTTTGTGAAGTGAAATCATGTGGTTCCTAGTCACCTTAGTTTAGCATGCACATCCTACCAGGGCGAAACCAGCCCTAGGCCTAGCCCTAGACTGGCCATTTAAATTTAGCTTGCGCTCTAAAAATATAACTATTTCTATAGTAAAAACAATAGAAATTTGGGCCATGGCTCGGGCTGAAACCCAGCCTACCATGGGCTTGGGTCCACCCCTGCATCCTACTGCATATGCTAACAGGGTTGGATTAAAATTAATTTGCACCTTTGAATAGCTAGCTTTGGACTCACTAGGGGAAATACAACTCCATATCCACTTATGCACGAATGTCTTATCTCGTCCATCTATTTCTCTCACTTCATATTCATCTATTTGTTAGTTCTCTTATCTaccttatgatttttttcactaCTCCTTTAACATTACTCAATATAAATGAATTGTTATGATAAACCATGTGTGGGCATTCACATGTGAAATTTGCCTTCCACTATGGACAATGCAACTCACTAGTCACGTGCTTTCATTTTCTGCATGCACCATGGCTTGCAGAAATAAGAACAACATAATGATAACACTCATTGGCGTATACAAGACCAAAATTATGAAAGTGTTAGACGGACAGGACAAACACGGGATAATCATGTCTCATACATACAGGCTCCTGCTGCCTTTCCAGTGCCGGTGCTTCTTCAGCCCCGGGTGCCCCCCAAGCTGGGGCCCTGGTATACACCGGGAGGAATTTCGGAACAAGTGTACAAAAGGTGCTCAGAAGTTTCACCCAGTATTCTACTGTGATAAACTTCTGAGCACCGTAGTGTTAAGACATCAAATTCTGAATACTGATGTTTATAGAACATCCTGAGGACTCATAAGAACTTGTGTGCAGTATGGAAAAAATTGCGTAGCTCTCAGGGGGGTTTCCATGCATTATTACTGGGCCTAATCTATTAGGTAAGAAATATGCTGGGAAGAAACAGTTAAAAGCATGCATATGAGAAGGGAAAACAGTATGTCTCATACAGAATATGTACTGCGGTTCAAGGAATCCTCACCGTGAGCTAGCCCTTCTGATGTTTTTATGAAATTGGGTGATCAAGCTGAACCAAATCTATCGATTATCACCCTTGATTATTTCGCTGATTGCCAATCTTCGAGCAGATGACAACAGCTACGAAGGAGGCGGTTCCTCCGACGAAGATGAGCAAGAAACAGGCGACACGGCCGGGCTGCCGTTGCCGGAGATCGGCAGCCCGTGCGGAGAAGACAAGGAGCTGAAGAACCGGCTCCTGAACAAGTACAGCGGCTACCTGAGCAGCCTCTGGAGGGAGCtctcgaggaagaagaagaaaggcaaGCTGCCGAGGGACGCGCGCCAGAAGCTCCTGCACTGGTGGCAGCTGCACTACAGATGGCCCTACCCATCGGTACGTATCACTACCACGTCGTGTGCATGTCGTAGCTAGCTTTCTGTGGCGTGTTACTAAGAGCTTTGCAACAACTAATGTCGCCGCATGCAGGAGCTGGAGAAGGCGGCGCTGGCGGAGTCGACGGGTCTCGACGCGAAGCAGATCAACAACTGGTTCATCAACCAGCGGAAGCGGCACTGGaagccagcgccgccgccggcgctaGCCATGGACTACAGGCTGCACCCGCACGGCGGCGCTTCGAGCCGCTCGGATTCCGCTGCTTTCCGCGTGGAGGGGCGGTACTTCACCGGAGGAAGCCCGTATCCCCGTGGTCCGTGATCGACGTCTGCATGCATGGCGCCGGCCGTGCAATGCCTGTGTGGATGTTTGCCGTACATGCATATATACGTGCTTTGGGTATACACATGGTGTGAGTGTGGATGTGGTGTGtgcctatatatacacatacagcACTTTGATGATCTCCTTACTCGGTATACATAGCTAATGTCAAAGCTAAAGTGTAACCTTAATTGTATTTCACTAACAtgagataagttttttttattccaaATACATGAGATAAGTTTGCTGCTTGGGGAAATGGCATATATGACTATATGAGTACATATTTTAAGAATGCACACACCCTTGGCATGTACAGTCGATTGGCAACATGGTCACCATTGAACCACACATCATTACTGcgcttgtgcttgtgcttgtgtgtTTGTGCTTGTGTGTAGGTATTTGACAATTTGTCTGTGCTTGTGTGTAGAGAAGTGGTATTTGACAATTTGtctgtgcttgtgcttgtgtgtAGGTATGAGTTGCATGCTACCATGCATGGCGGCAACCGGCGTTTAAACCGGTGTGAACTCTTCAGAATGTTTAGTTGCTACGACCAGGATCAGATCTTTTGCCAAAAATTGCTGATGGTCAAACATTGCGAAGGCTTGAACCGACTATTCCATAAAGAAAGGGTGCGTACCAAGTATAGGAAAACATAGTTCATGAGTCCACACATCATGCATCAAATGAGCATCGAGATTTAACGATTATCATCAGATTCATATCTAAGTCTAAACAGAATGCTAAGCATAAATTTTCTATATAGCAATCACCTAAAATTGCAACGATTGATCAGAAAAAAAGGCCAAAAGCGTCTTCTATTTTTCACCATGCAGCGATGAAGGACAGGATGAGCAACACCGCGTCGCTCTCGAGTCCCCGTCCACCTCCCCCTCTGTCGCCGCTTAGTGCTTCCTGGCTCCGGTGGTCCTCGTGATCCTGTGTCCGTCACCTCCTCCCAACTACCTCCCCTCCTCCAACTCCCGACGCATCTACGTGCTTGCCATGTGGTCACCTCGGCCCCATGCTGGCCCAGTGCCCGACTCAGCTAAGCATGCTTCCTTTGCTTGCCAACCATTGCATCACCGCCCAGGTCGATCTCTCCTGGGCTCAGGCGGGTGCCACTTTCgggcttcctcttcttctctgaTCGGGGCACCTTCCAGCGTTTCTGGGCCTCACCCTACTCCGGCTGCTGCTCTGTCCTTTGTCGAGTGGGTGGCCAGGGGTGGTACAACACCAATGCTGTTCCCTGGCGGTGGCGCCTGTCCTACAGCGTGTGACAAGGAGCTTGAAGTGATCGACAATGATGTTCGACGATGGAGGGCAGTGACGAATGCAGAGCTAAGTAGAAGACGGGGCTCATccacctctctttctctcttcttcttcttcctcctcctcttcttcttcctctccttctctctttctttcttcctctcactcattcatggaaaaaaaaattgattaggGGAGGAGGGGTTTCCAGTGACTACGAAGCAGTAGGAGAGGCTGGAGTCCCTGAATCCGTCGCTGATGGAGGGCATTCAGTGACCATTGTCCCTCAGCTCAGTGGCCGTGTGCGCGTGGCGCCCAGACCCAAGACTCTGTTCTCCTTCATTTCCATTATCTGGTCATTTCTATTTTGCTACCGCCCTGTTCTTTTTGGTTGCATGCTACCTCTCCCAGGGAGGTCTTCAACAAATTCGGTGTGGCCAATACCTTGAATTCTCACTTCTGTGTGCCTCCCGAAAGGTTCGCCGTCTCAGAACATTGACCAACTTCATTGTTGCCCACAGTAGTGCTTCCCTAGAGGgacctctcttctcttcttcgcCACCTTCGACTCCGCCATGGATGCTCTGCTCCGAGCTCCCGATATGGTCCCTGACAAGCCGGCCCACCGTCTCCTAGTTCAGATTTGAATGCTCTTCCCCGGACTCTCCCACGTTTCCGGCCCTGGGCTTTGCGACCATGGGAGTCCTGCCCGCCCGAACTGTTTTATATGTTAATGGGATCTTAAATATTTAAAAGAAATGTTATATATTCGAGAGTTATATCAGATATGGGGTGTAAAAAGTTAGATATCTGTCGGACATAGGATATTCTAAGACTACCGATAACTATCTAAGTTTAtctttcgaaatagataattttttcatatagagttatgtagagataatttttttataaaaaatgtaACTCTCGATAAAATCTACAAATTTTTAGTTGAtatctttttatttaaaataattaatatattcaaataattaataaaagATCAGTATATTGATCACTCGTAACTTCTTCAATTTTATTCTAACATAACTCTTTCTATAAGAGTATATTGCTGATTTACTTGTTGTACCTTTAATATAGTTGAGTTTAGATATGTGAAATAGACGAACAATTATAACATATGCGATATATATAGTTGCTGTTTTTACTCCATATTCAAATAAATATTCGTGGTCGATATTATCGGTATCTGACTCATCACATATTTGATCTGTATTAATGACCGAAACTATTCATATCTATATATCTAACATAATTTATATCTAGCTCtgattttaataaaaaaatataaaatataatatagaaTCAATAATATTCGTCCGTATCTAATCGGATTATACACCTAACGAAATCTGGTCTAGATGAGGAACTAGCGCTCCATGATGTGGCTAACCTATCCCCTTTCGGTGCTCCCTTCGTGGATTTGGACTACGTGGACCTCTCATCTGATCCCTTTGAGTCCTATGGGGGCCCTTTCACTCTAGTTTCGGTGGATAAAGTTGGAAGGACCAATGCCAGTCTAAGAGGTGAGTGTAAATTAGGGATTTTAAAACTAATCGGTTCAAATCATTAAGATAAATTTAAATtagtttttatttaaatatgttctaaatttatctagtatgaTTATTTATAATAAATCTTAAGTTCTAATTAGATATGACAATCGAATACGGCGGGTACAAATAGTGCTTAGTCATACTCGTACCTGTCAATTTTTACCTATCCATAGTTATATCTGTGAACACCCGTGGGCAAAGAGTAAGCGCCAAACTCATCACCCACGGATATACTCGTTTACCCGCGGACCATATATCTATAACTAGTAACAATGTGAACAATCTGAAGTTCTAAACAATATATAGTAACTATGCAAGTAGCAGTGTAGGCAACGCGACAAGAAGGAAGAGATATTGGGGAAAAAATTCAAGCAAGCTTCTTCCTATGCCATGCAATGTAAGTTTTCCTCAAAGTTGAAAGACAAATTTAACAAATAAGCAATCATCAGCAAGGGAACTCAAACACGCACAGGAGGATCATAACACCTCAGTGTCAGAATGAAAATAATGAAAATTCAACAACTAAATTCCTTCATAGATTAAACCATGTACAAGACAATGCAATTCCCCACCTAAGGATCATAACCCTTTTACAACTGACAATCCTACAAGCCCAGTAATCAAATTGAAAAAGCTAAACTGCTTCCCAACCACACCCCAATACATAATCACAGGAAATTCCACTTAAACTTTCTCTAATCCACCCAAAACAAAACACTTATGAAACAGACGTGTTAGCCATCAGAAGAAACGAAAACAGAGTAGATCAGAACATCTGAAAAACCCTTCCATAAAGCTGCAGCGAAGGACCAATCACCTCTGCAGGAACACAACCGCACTTCAGAGCCAAACCAAAGAAAGCGACTTAGAAACAGCACCAAATCGAAAATTCCGTTACGTCCTCGATCTTGTACGAGCCTGGTGTCACATCTTATTAGTGTATATAGTATAGGATATATAAGATATATTTGTTATGATAGGCTAGAATTAAATTCTATTCTATCTCTAAAATTGCTTAATAGCTTTACTTTATATATTTAGCCTTCGAGACTCAATACAATACACAAAATATATAATTCACCAATTCTATTTCTCTTACATGATATCATGAGTTTAAGTTATAGTCATAGGCCTCAAACCCTAGCCATCGCCAGCTTTCGCATAGTGCGCCTCGGGGAGATTGATCTCCATGATCTTCACCGGGAGTAGCGCCACCCGTACCTAGGCTTCGCACCGTCGATCGTGTTGATTGGCTACCCTAGGAAGTCTTTTTTCGATCTCTTGATCAGGTTTTTCTCTCTCGATTGTTGCCGGTGtttctctttgtttttttcGATCTAAGATTGGTTTGCATCGCCCACCGCCTGTCGATCTCGCGCGCCTGCATCGACCACACATCTCCCTCGACCACGGTTGTCCTCGACCTCCGACCCCGACCACAGCTACCCTAACCAGCATCCTTGACCACGGCAATCCTCCACCTCCGACCTTGACCATGTCGCTCGACCACGGGTAACCTCAACCTGTCATATGCGCCATCGAGCCATCACACCATCGAGCGCCTATGCCCGTGGCCACGTCGTCATCGCCTCCTAGCACCACCCTTCGGGTGTGGTCACCAGGGTCACCTCCCGCTCGTCCTCGCCATCTACGCCAGCTTCAGTCCGAGTCAGCACTGATTTGCCACAGCTCCAGTACGccgtcgccaccattgctaGTCGAGTCGATGGATAGATCACGCTGATTTTGTGTACTTATGCGCCCGTGTTAGTGTTCTGGGCTTGCACCCCTCTCCACGACAACATCCACGGCTACTCGTCTCGCTCTCGGTTACCTTGACATCAGGCACAAGGGCTATCATCTGCATGAGCAACTCGTCGATTTCTCCAATCACAACATCTGCATTGCGTTGTTAGGATTAGATCCTATCATGTCTCTATAGTTGCTTGATATCTAAACTCtctatactctatatattcagCCCTCGAGACACAATGCAATACACAAAATATACAATTCCACCAATTCTATTCCTCTTACACATCTGAGAGGCACAAAATTGCAAAACCAAAATTCGCATAAAACACCAAATTTGAAGGGGAGCCAAAATTTACAATTTTACAGGCAGAATTTTGATCCTTACGTCGAGCTACCGCTGCACCATGTATGGGCACTTCTTGGGTCGGCGAGGGGGCCGCGTCCCTCCGATCACCGCAAAATCCTCGGCAATCTCCTCCTTGGACAGGAGATATGAGTATGTTTTACTCATACCTATATTTGTATTTGTTTATTCGTcggttagttttttttttggtccaCAAATGTACTTGTTGATATCAAATACTAATATACTCGACCCTATTAGAGTATTTACTCACGGGTAAACTGGTTAAATTGCCATTACTAGTTTCAATCCCGGTAACTACGTATGCAATTATGTGAatcctctccccccccccccctcgaaaAACAAAATTTCAACAATTTCTTTATTATTTGTTACTAACAAAACTACAAACTAATCTAGGGCTATAAGAAAGTATTTTTGACTAGAATCCTAATGTATCATCATTTATCACTAAACCCATATACTATTTATTTGACTATTCATTAGTCAAAACTGAACTTTCAAAATGAGTATGCGCCGACAAACAATCAAGCATGGAGTGTCTGTTGAGGTCATTGATTTTTGGATAACGTTAGGAAGAACTTATTACCAAGATCTTAAATCAATTTTT
The nucleotide sequence above comes from Phragmites australis chromosome 4, lpPhrAust1.1, whole genome shotgun sequence. Encoded proteins:
- the LOC133914201 gene encoding homeobox protein knotted-1-like 4, which produces MEQVPLVASGSKATTTPFYIALDHRASTSSSPPPSAASDPSRQSNNEMGSEIIKAKIMSHPLYPALLRAFIECRKVGAPPEVVGRLSALASEVEMNSDERQEQPADPELDQFMEIYCHMLERSRQELTRPIQEADEFFKSMEAQIDSFALDDNSYEGGGSSDEDEQETGDTAGLPLPEIGSPCGEDKELKNRLLNKYSGYLSSLWRELSRKKKKGKLPRDARQKLLHWWQLHYRWPYPSELEKAALAESTGLDAKQINNWFINQRKRHWKPAPPPALAMDYRLHPHGGASSRSDSAAFRVEGRYFTGGSPYPRGP